The proteins below are encoded in one region of Equus przewalskii isolate Varuska chromosome 1, EquPr2, whole genome shotgun sequence:
- the KNDC1 gene encoding kinase non-catalytic C-lobe domain-containing protein 1 isoform X1 produces MQAMEPAAADLYEEDGKDLDFYDFEPLPTLPEDEENVSLADILSLRDSGLSEQEAWAVCLECSLSMRSVAHSAIFQTLCITPDTLAFNTSGNVCFMEQLSDDPEGAFVPPEFDVTGNTFEAHIYSLGATLKAALEYVAEPEPEPRLSRDLEVLLGQMQAEDPGDRPDLESIIALCEEKMQFTSSCRLCRSLSAVGRRVLSLESFGAFQDLSESAWRGRLAPRSAGPRRQPGDASADPEVPACPEGLPQTPACKGPEHPGTLLSKPLLPEPVRNGESHGREGLASLILDTQRPLGDLDRGFLERSRLRKVQTFPRLLPEGPEASALCLSLTSTKNQLPTPELLPPDPRKAFSEEKNGLSSFKAQLKSGLWPEPEPELQWAGALGAGHGRDRVAGAPSPVEESPPPHPEDPHEAGQDPRTPGSDKGILDGAGEPGSTATEQGVSLQDLLSKLGRPFREYELWALSHACLSTLRTHGQHPACLCLDSVLVAEDGAVLFGPPPANGAYNSFFLAPEVAEQKLVTEKASVYCVAAVLWTAAKFSIPRDRKLALPRRLKTLLLDMARRSTQERLSAAEAIKICRTYLLQRGMDSRKILAHLRASTCQVYQEEETIGLQNAFSVVELNPSTAPAPGPSSGFVRIGDTRLIAVQGPVPGQPSCCEEGMMLPEAFTSAATHFKPIVLAPDAGVARDALSLSSGPAERPEEKRGQLDREGDGKQTPEAHGVAASLKAPEQQAPGPRPQGAAPEPLQDSAQGGPCSLPLSPASPPEGLSLAKAQMPPPDKGLDELVLPGGSSGGLGPGAPEPIAQHGLCHPAKPPRKKATEGPGQKPEDPPLAPQGPSPATASPDSPRGTPIMGRDDQGHPEQPQPAGRKLCASNVDTSPLRKRTGCLSLQEATRLIQEEFAFDGYLDNGLEALIMGEYIYALKDLTFATFCGAISEKFCDLYWGEKLLQNLFKVVNGRTSPLENASEEAGSQPEGSGRTRAPSSCSPSGKRPSLHRAGKEKPASGRVGRAPCAPPSLSDVDSDELSRGNFEVGFRPQKSVRAQRERPPEAEDRQQGGGPEPAGGASDAEAVAQLPKPEGAGPAVSPGPAEFQSGSPGWGSAFYEAECFGADVCSYVAELARQKAGGAPDAQSPMSLLEPECRRELEQQLVIEKRNYRKTLKFYQKLLQKEKRSKGSEVKTMLSKLKGQLEEMKSKMQFLGLVKKYLQVMYAERWGLEPCALPVIVNIAAAHCDTLDFSPLDESSSLIFYNVSKHPHGSRQRKARVLQAGTPLGLMAYLYSSDAFLEGYVQQFLYTFRYFCTPHDFLHFLLDRINSTLSRAHQDPTSTFTKIYKRSFCLLQAWVEDCYAVDFTRNAGLLGRLEDFISSKVLPLDGSAEHLLGLLEVGMDRRAEGAPRSTDLEDPKETEEDTRPLNALCKRLSEDGISRKSFPWRLSRSNGLVLPHKERQYTIASALPKPCFFEDFYGPYAKASEKGPYFLTEYSTHQLFSQLTLLQQELFQKCHPVHFLNSRALGVMDKNVAIPKASSSESLSAKSGSLFLPNYVQDKYLLQLLRSADDVSTWVAAEIVTSHTSKLQVNLLSKFLLIAKSCYEQRNFATAMQILGGLEHLAVRQSPAWRILPAKIAEVMEELKAVEVFLKSDSLCLMEGRRFRAQPTLPSARLLAMHIQQLETGGFTMTNGAHRWSKLRNIAKVVSQVHAFQENPYTFAPDPKLQSHLKQRIARFSGADISILAADNRANFHQITSEKHSRKIQDKLRRMKATFQ; encoded by the exons GCTCACATCTACTCTCTGGGGGCCACGCTGAAGGCAGCCCTCGAGTACGTGGcagagccggagccggagcccaGGCTGAGCCGCGACCTGGAGGTGCTGCTGGGCCAGATGCAGGCGGAGGACCCTGGGGACCGGCCCGACCTCGAG AGCATCATAGCGCTGTGCGAAGAGAAGATGCAGTTCACGTCCTCCTGCCGCCTGTGCCGCAGCCTCTCGGCCGTGGGGAGGAGGGTGCTCTCCCTCGAGTCCTTCGGAGCGTTTCAAG ATCTCAGCGAGAGCGCTTGGAGAGGGAGGCTTGCTCCAAGAAGTGCGGGGCCCAGGAGGCAGCCTGGGGACGCAAGTGCTGACCCGGAGGTCCCAGCTTGCCCAGAGGGCCTGCCCCAGACCCCCGCCTGCAAAGGCCCAGAGCACCCCGGGACCCTACTCTCAAAGCCTCTGCTGCCAGAGCCTGTGAGAAACGGAGAAAGCCACGGCCGGGAGGGGCTGGCCAGCCTCATCCTGGACACCCAGCGCCCCCTGGGTGACCTGGAcagaggcttcctggagaggaGCCGCCTGAGGAAAGTGCagacatttcccaggctcctgcCTGAGGGCCCCGAGGCCAGCGCCCTCTGCCTGTCACTGACCAGCACCAAAAACCAGCTGCCCACGCCCGAGCTCCTCCCTCCAGACCCCAGGAAGGCCTTTTCTGAGGAGAAAAATGGCCTTTCCAGCTTCAAGGCGCAGCTCAAGTCCGGACTATGGCCAGAGCCAGAACCCGAGCTCCAGTGGGCAGGGGCTCTAGGCGCAGGCCACGGCAGGGACAGGGTGGCGGGGGCGCCCAGCCCTGTGGAGgagagccccccaccccaccccgaggACCCTCACGAGGCAGGCCAAGACCCTCGGACTCCAGGGTCTGACAAGGGGATTCTGGACGGAGCCGGGGAGCCGGGAAGCACGGCCACGGAGCAG GGTGTCTCCCTGCAAGACCTCTTGTCCAAGCTGGGCCGGCCCTTCAGGGAGTATGAGCTGTGGGCTCTGTCCCACGCCTGCCTCAGTACGCTGCGAACGCATGGCCAGCACCCAG CCTGCCTGTGTCTGGACTCCGTGCTAGTGGCCGAGGACGGGGCCGTGCTCTTCGGGCCGCCCCCAGCCAATG GCGCTTACAACTCGTTCTTTCTGGCTCCCGAGGTTGCAGAGCAAAAGCTGGTGACTGAAAAG gCCTCCGTGTACTGTGTGGCCGCTGTCCTGTGGACGGCAGCCAAGTTCAGCATCCCCAGAGACCGCAAGCTGGCCCTGCCACGCAGGCTCAAGACCCTCCTCCTGGACATGGCGAGACGCAGCACCCAGGAGCGTCTATCTGCAGCCGAGGCCATCAAG ATATGCCGCACCTACCTCCTGCAGCGAGGCATGGACAGCAGGAAGATCCTAGCCCACCTGCGGGCATCAACTTGTCAG GTTTACCAGGAGGAAGAGACCATCGGCCTCCAGAATGCTTTCTCAGTAGTTGAGCTGAACCCTAGCACGGCTCCCGCTCCTGGGCCCAGCTCAG GCTTTGTGCGCATTGGTGACACCAGACTCATCGCCGTGCAGGGGCCAGTACCTGGTCAACCCTCCTGCTGTGAGGAGGGCATGATGCTGCCAGAGGCGTTCACCTCCGCAGCCACACACTTTAAGCCCATCGTCTTGGCACCAGACGCAGGCGTGGCCAG ggACGCACTCTCCCTGTCCTCGGGGCCAGCCGAGAGGCCCGAGGAGAAGAGAGGCCAACTGGACAGGGAGGGTGATGGGAAGCAGACTCCTGAGGCCCATGGAGTGGCTGCCAGCCTGAAGGCGCCTGAGCAGCAGGCACCTGGTCCCAGACCACAGGGAGCAGCCCCAGAGCCCCTCCAAGACTCAGCGCAGGGGGGCCCCTGCTCCTTACCGCTTTCCCCAGCCAGCCCACCGGAGGGGCTCTCATTGGCAAAGGCACAGATGCCACCCCCAGACAAAGGGCTGGATGAACTGGTCCTTCCTGGAGGCTCTTCCGGAGGCCTCGGGCCCGGCGCCCCAGAGCCCATTGCCCAGCATGGCCTGTGTCACCCTGCCAAGCCGCCCAGGAAGAAGGCCACTGAGGGCCCAGGCCAGAAGCCCGAGGACCCCCCACTAGCCCCACaaggcccctccccagccacagcAAGTCCAGACAGCCCCAGGGGCACCCCTATCATGGGGCGGGATGACCAGGGTCACCCCGAGCAGCCCCAGCCGGCTGGCCGAAAGCTCTGTGCATCCAATGTGGACACCTCACCCCTCCGGAAGAGGACGGGCTGCCTGTCGCTGCAAGAGGCCACGCGTCTCATCCAGGAGGAGTTCGCCTTCGACGGCTACCTGGACAACGGGCTGGAGGCTCTGATCATGG GGGAATATATTTATGCCTTGAAAGACCTCACCTTCGCCACTTTCTGCGGCGCCATTTCCGAGAAGTTTTGTGACCTCTACTGGGGGGAGAAGTTGCTGCAGAATCTTTTCAAAGTTGTTAACGGGAGGACGTCGCCCCTTGAGAA TGCTTCGGAGGAGGCTGGGTCACAGCCTGAGGGCAGCGGCAGGACCAGAGCTCCGAGCAGCTGCTCACCGTCCGGCAAAAGGCCCTCCCTGCACAGAGCGG GGAAGGAGAAGCCGGCCTCCGGGCGCGTGGGCCGAGCCCCCTGCGCGCCCCCATCACTGTCCGACGTGGACTCAGATGAGCTCTCCCGGGGGAACTTTGAGGTGGGATTTCGGCCTCAGAAGTCTGTGAGAGCTCAGAGGGAGCGGCCGCCCGAGGCCGAGGATCGGCAGCAGGGGGGCGGCCCGGAGCCGGCCGGCGGAGCCTCGGACGCGGAGGCGGTGGCCCAGCTGCCCAAgcctgagggggctggcccagccgTGAGCCCGGGACCAGCCGAGTTCCAGAGCGGCAGCCCAGGCTGGGGCAGCGCCTTCTACGAGGCCGAGTGCTTCGGCGCCGACGTCTGCAGCTACGTGGCGGAGCTGGCGCGGCAGAAGGCTGGCGGGGCCCCGGACGCCCAGAGCCCG ATGTCTCTCCTGGAGCCTGAGTGCAGGCGG gagctggagcagcagcTCGTGATAGAGAAGAGAAACTACCGGAAGACTCTAAAGTTCTACCAGAAGCTCCTACAGAAGGAGAAGCGCAGTAAAG gctccGAGGTGAAGACCATGTTGTCCAAACTGAAGGGGCAGCTGGAGGAAATGAAGTCCAAGATGCAGTTCCTGGGGCTGGTCAAGAAGTACCTGCAG GTCATGTACGCAGAGCGGTGGGGCCTGGAGCCCTGCGCCCTGCCCGTGATCGTGAACATCGCGGCGGCCCACTGCGACACGCTGGACTTCAGCCCCCTGGATGAGTCCTCGTCCCTCATCTTCTACAACGTCAGCAAGCACCCGCATGGCAGCAGGCAGAGGAAGGCCCGCGTCCTTCAGGCCGGCACACCGCTGGGACTCATGGCATACCTCTACTCCAG CGACGCCTTCCTGGAGGGCTACGTGCAGCAGTTCCTGTACACCTTCCGCTACTTCTGCACGCCCCACGACTTCCTGCACTTCCTCCTCGACCGCATCAACAGCACCCTGTCCAG GGCCCACCAGGACCCCACCTCGACCTTCACCAAGATCTACAAGCGGAGCTTCTGCCTCCTGCAGGCCTGGGTGGAAGACTGCTACGCTGTGGACTTCACGAGGAACGCTGGGCTGCTGGGGAGACTCGAGGACTTCATCTCCTCCAAG GTCCTGCCCCTGGACGGCTCCGCGGAGCACCTATTGGGCCTCCTGGAAGTGGGCATGGACCGGAGGGCCGAGGGCGCCCCGCGCAGCACAGACCTGGAGGACCCCAAGGAGACCGAGGAGGACACCAGACCCCTCAATGCCCTCTGTAAGAGGCTCTCAGAAGACGGAATCTCCCGGAAG AGCTTCCCCTGGAGGCTGTCCCGGAGCAACGGGCTGGTGCTGCCACACAAGGAGCGCCAGTACACTATTGCGTCCGCCCTGCCCAAGCCCTGCTTCTTCGAGGACTTCTACGGCCCCTACGCCAAGGCCAGCGAGAAGGGGCCCTACTTCCTGACCGAGTACAGCACCCACCAGCTTTTCAGCCAGCTGACACTGCTGCAGCAG GAATTGTTCCAAAAGTGCCATCCCGTCCACTTCTTAAACTCACGAGCCCTGGGCGTCATGGACAAAAATGTGGCCATCCCCAA AGCCAGCTCCTCGGAGTCTCTGTCGGCCAAAAGCGGCAGCTTATTTCTTCCCAACTACGTCCAGGACAAGTACCTGTTACAGCTTTTAAGAAGTGCAGATGACGTCAGCACCTGGGTGGCTGCTGAAATTGTGACCAGCCACACCTCCAAG TTGCAGGTGAATTTGCTGTCCAAATTTTTGCTGATTGCAAAATCTTGCTACGAGCAGAGGAACTTTGCGACGGCCATGCAGATCCTAGGTGGCCTGGAGCACCTGGCCGTGAGGCAGTCCCCT GCCTGGAGAATCTTACCCGCAAAGATAGCGGAGGTCATGGAGGAGCTGAAAGCTGTGGAG GTCTTCCTGAAAAGTGACAGCCTGTGTCTAATGGAAGGGCGGCGCTTCCGGGCCCAGCCCACCCTGCCCTCAGCCCGCCTCCTGGCCATGCACATCCAGCAGCTGGAGACCGGCGGCTTCACCATGACCAACGGGGCCCACAGGTGGAGCAAGCTCAG AAACATAGCCAAGGTGGTGAGCCAGGTCCACGCATTCCAGGAGAACCCCTACACGTTCGCCCCCGACCCCAAGCTGCAGTCCCACCTCAAGCAAAGGATCGCCCGTTTCAGCGGAGCCGACATTTCCATTTTAGCAGCGGACAACAGGGCCAACTTCCACCAGATCACCAGCGAGAAGCATTCTCGGAAGATTCAGGACAAGCTACGCAGAATGAAAGCCACGTTCCAGTAG
- the KNDC1 gene encoding kinase non-catalytic C-lobe domain-containing protein 1 isoform X6, translated as MQAMEPAAADLYEEDGKDLDFYDFEPLPTLPEDEENVSLADILSLRDSGLSEQEAWAVCLECSLSMRSVAHSAIFQTLCITPDTLAFNTSGNVCFMEQLSDDPEGAFVPPEFDVTGNTFEAHIYSLGATLKAALEYVAEPEPEPRLSRDLEVLLGQMQAEDPGDRPDLESIIALCEEKMQFTSSCRLCRSLSAVGRRVLSLESFGAFQDLSESAWRGRLAPRSAGPRRQPGDASADPEVPACPEGLPQTPACKGPEHPGTLLSKPLLPEPVRNGESHGREGLASLILDTQRPLGDLDRGFLERSRLRKVQTFPRLLPEGPEASALCLSLTSTKNQLPTPELLPPDPRKAFSEEKNGLSSFKAQLKSGLWPEPEPELQWAGALGAGHGRDRVAGAPSPVEESPPPHPEDPHEAGQDPRTPGSDKGILDGAGEPGSTATEQGVSLQDLLSKLGRPFREYELWALSHACLSTLRTHGQHPACLCLDSVLVAEDGAVLFGPPPANGAYNSFFLAPEVAEQKLVTEKASVYCVAAVLWTAAKFSIPRDRKLALPRRLKTLLLDMARRSTQERLSAAEAIKICRTYLLQRGMDSRKILAHLRASTCQVYQEEETIGLQNAFSVVELNPSTAPAPGPSSGFVRIGDTRLIAVQGPVPGQPSCCEEGMMLPEAFTSAATHFKPIVLAPDAGVARDALSLSSGPAERPEEKRGQLDREGDGKQTPEAHGVAASLKAPEQQAPGPRPQGAAPEPLQDSAQGGPCSLPLSPASPPEGLSLAKAQMPPPDKGLDELVLPGGSSGGLGPGAPEPIAQHGLCHPAKPPRKKATEGPGQKPEDPPLAPQGPSPATASPDSPRGTPIMGRDDQGHPEQPQPAGRKLCASNVDTSPLRKRTGCLSLQEATRLIQEEFAFDGYLDNGLEALIMGEYIYALKDLTFATFCGAISEKFCDLYWGEKLLQNLFKVVNGRTSPLENASEEAGSQPEGSGRTRAPSSCSPSGKRPSLHRAGKEKPASGRVGRAPCAPPSLSDVDSDELSRGNFEVGFRPQKSVRAQRERPPEAEDRQQGGGPEPAGGASDAEAVAQLPKPEGAGPAVSPGPAEFQSGSPGWGSAFYEAECFGADVCSYVAELARQKAGGAPDAQSPEKHLWTASVSVRWSQSSGEQHSLPKYAFTHVPVLSSDRAQEQGHPGQLSCEISAPAPSPAKGTRAPGGNH; from the exons GCTCACATCTACTCTCTGGGGGCCACGCTGAAGGCAGCCCTCGAGTACGTGGcagagccggagccggagcccaGGCTGAGCCGCGACCTGGAGGTGCTGCTGGGCCAGATGCAGGCGGAGGACCCTGGGGACCGGCCCGACCTCGAG AGCATCATAGCGCTGTGCGAAGAGAAGATGCAGTTCACGTCCTCCTGCCGCCTGTGCCGCAGCCTCTCGGCCGTGGGGAGGAGGGTGCTCTCCCTCGAGTCCTTCGGAGCGTTTCAAG ATCTCAGCGAGAGCGCTTGGAGAGGGAGGCTTGCTCCAAGAAGTGCGGGGCCCAGGAGGCAGCCTGGGGACGCAAGTGCTGACCCGGAGGTCCCAGCTTGCCCAGAGGGCCTGCCCCAGACCCCCGCCTGCAAAGGCCCAGAGCACCCCGGGACCCTACTCTCAAAGCCTCTGCTGCCAGAGCCTGTGAGAAACGGAGAAAGCCACGGCCGGGAGGGGCTGGCCAGCCTCATCCTGGACACCCAGCGCCCCCTGGGTGACCTGGAcagaggcttcctggagaggaGCCGCCTGAGGAAAGTGCagacatttcccaggctcctgcCTGAGGGCCCCGAGGCCAGCGCCCTCTGCCTGTCACTGACCAGCACCAAAAACCAGCTGCCCACGCCCGAGCTCCTCCCTCCAGACCCCAGGAAGGCCTTTTCTGAGGAGAAAAATGGCCTTTCCAGCTTCAAGGCGCAGCTCAAGTCCGGACTATGGCCAGAGCCAGAACCCGAGCTCCAGTGGGCAGGGGCTCTAGGCGCAGGCCACGGCAGGGACAGGGTGGCGGGGGCGCCCAGCCCTGTGGAGgagagccccccaccccaccccgaggACCCTCACGAGGCAGGCCAAGACCCTCGGACTCCAGGGTCTGACAAGGGGATTCTGGACGGAGCCGGGGAGCCGGGAAGCACGGCCACGGAGCAG GGTGTCTCCCTGCAAGACCTCTTGTCCAAGCTGGGCCGGCCCTTCAGGGAGTATGAGCTGTGGGCTCTGTCCCACGCCTGCCTCAGTACGCTGCGAACGCATGGCCAGCACCCAG CCTGCCTGTGTCTGGACTCCGTGCTAGTGGCCGAGGACGGGGCCGTGCTCTTCGGGCCGCCCCCAGCCAATG GCGCTTACAACTCGTTCTTTCTGGCTCCCGAGGTTGCAGAGCAAAAGCTGGTGACTGAAAAG gCCTCCGTGTACTGTGTGGCCGCTGTCCTGTGGACGGCAGCCAAGTTCAGCATCCCCAGAGACCGCAAGCTGGCCCTGCCACGCAGGCTCAAGACCCTCCTCCTGGACATGGCGAGACGCAGCACCCAGGAGCGTCTATCTGCAGCCGAGGCCATCAAG ATATGCCGCACCTACCTCCTGCAGCGAGGCATGGACAGCAGGAAGATCCTAGCCCACCTGCGGGCATCAACTTGTCAG GTTTACCAGGAGGAAGAGACCATCGGCCTCCAGAATGCTTTCTCAGTAGTTGAGCTGAACCCTAGCACGGCTCCCGCTCCTGGGCCCAGCTCAG GCTTTGTGCGCATTGGTGACACCAGACTCATCGCCGTGCAGGGGCCAGTACCTGGTCAACCCTCCTGCTGTGAGGAGGGCATGATGCTGCCAGAGGCGTTCACCTCCGCAGCCACACACTTTAAGCCCATCGTCTTGGCACCAGACGCAGGCGTGGCCAG ggACGCACTCTCCCTGTCCTCGGGGCCAGCCGAGAGGCCCGAGGAGAAGAGAGGCCAACTGGACAGGGAGGGTGATGGGAAGCAGACTCCTGAGGCCCATGGAGTGGCTGCCAGCCTGAAGGCGCCTGAGCAGCAGGCACCTGGTCCCAGACCACAGGGAGCAGCCCCAGAGCCCCTCCAAGACTCAGCGCAGGGGGGCCCCTGCTCCTTACCGCTTTCCCCAGCCAGCCCACCGGAGGGGCTCTCATTGGCAAAGGCACAGATGCCACCCCCAGACAAAGGGCTGGATGAACTGGTCCTTCCTGGAGGCTCTTCCGGAGGCCTCGGGCCCGGCGCCCCAGAGCCCATTGCCCAGCATGGCCTGTGTCACCCTGCCAAGCCGCCCAGGAAGAAGGCCACTGAGGGCCCAGGCCAGAAGCCCGAGGACCCCCCACTAGCCCCACaaggcccctccccagccacagcAAGTCCAGACAGCCCCAGGGGCACCCCTATCATGGGGCGGGATGACCAGGGTCACCCCGAGCAGCCCCAGCCGGCTGGCCGAAAGCTCTGTGCATCCAATGTGGACACCTCACCCCTCCGGAAGAGGACGGGCTGCCTGTCGCTGCAAGAGGCCACGCGTCTCATCCAGGAGGAGTTCGCCTTCGACGGCTACCTGGACAACGGGCTGGAGGCTCTGATCATGG GGGAATATATTTATGCCTTGAAAGACCTCACCTTCGCCACTTTCTGCGGCGCCATTTCCGAGAAGTTTTGTGACCTCTACTGGGGGGAGAAGTTGCTGCAGAATCTTTTCAAAGTTGTTAACGGGAGGACGTCGCCCCTTGAGAA TGCTTCGGAGGAGGCTGGGTCACAGCCTGAGGGCAGCGGCAGGACCAGAGCTCCGAGCAGCTGCTCACCGTCCGGCAAAAGGCCCTCCCTGCACAGAGCGG GGAAGGAGAAGCCGGCCTCCGGGCGCGTGGGCCGAGCCCCCTGCGCGCCCCCATCACTGTCCGACGTGGACTCAGATGAGCTCTCCCGGGGGAACTTTGAGGTGGGATTTCGGCCTCAGAAGTCTGTGAGAGCTCAGAGGGAGCGGCCGCCCGAGGCCGAGGATCGGCAGCAGGGGGGCGGCCCGGAGCCGGCCGGCGGAGCCTCGGACGCGGAGGCGGTGGCCCAGCTGCCCAAgcctgagggggctggcccagccgTGAGCCCGGGACCAGCCGAGTTCCAGAGCGGCAGCCCAGGCTGGGGCAGCGCCTTCTACGAGGCCGAGTGCTTCGGCGCCGACGTCTGCAGCTACGTGGCGGAGCTGGCGCGGCAGAAGGCTGGCGGGGCCCCGGACGCCCAGAGCCCG GAAAAGCATCTTTGGACGGCGAGTGTTTCTGTGAGGTGGTCACAGAGCAGCGGAGAACAACACAGTCTACCTAAATATGCATTCACACATGTCCCAGTGCTGTCCTCCGACAGGGCCCAGGAGCAGGGGCACCCAGGACAACTCTCATGTGAGATCTCAGCTCCAGCACCATCTCCAGCCAAAGGCACCAGGGCTCCTGGGGGAAACCACTAG